The window GCTCAGTACCCTGCACAGAATGGAGGAACGTGTTCATGTGTCCACACTGCATTCAGTGGCTGCATCGGTGGACGATtgtagcgccccccccccccaccgccccttcTGGGGAGGAGGGCCCCAGGCCGAAGGGTGTACCCCCTGCACCCCGCCTTAGCACCTGGAAGGAGCTGAGGAAGATCTCAAAGCCGAGCTTGGCGAAGCGCAGGGCACCCCGGGCCTGTTCCTCTGTCACGGGAGCAAACACCACCTCGTGGACGCCCAGCAGGGGCACCAGCGTCAGCGTGGAGCGAGCCAGCCTGGGGGCGGAGGGTGGCAGTGGTCCCGCAGCCCCAGGTCCTCCTCCCTCTCGCGCCCCGCCCCTTTCCCTCcgtccgtccccccccccccccccccccccccgccaccctgcCTCACCTCAGCCGGTAGTCCGGGCAGCGCATCTGTCGCGTCCTCAGTTTGGACACGAGGATGCCAAGGATGcgaataaagatgagaaaattaatctgcagggagagacagaggctgaGCCAGCCGCATCCTGTCCCGGGGGACAGGAGGCGCCCAGTTTCCCAGGGTGGGGAATTCCAGAGGATGGCCCGGAGGAGGCAGGGTCGGCCTTACCGAGATAGTCACGAGGATAGGGGTGCGTATGATCCACCAAATGGCCTTGACTTCGTTCCGCTCCCAGCACCTGGTGGGAGAGGGAGTAGAGCTAAGAGAAAACCCCAGGACCCTCGGGATCACGCACACCCTTTCGCCAGCTCCGCCCACTTTCCTTAACGCCACACCCACGTTCCTTTAAAGCCCCGCCCTCCACGAGCCAGGCCCCGCCCTCATTCCGCCCCCCCGTCCCCGTTCCAGCACACAACCTTTCCTAGCTCCCCCTTCCTTTAGATCCCACCAAGCCCCTTTCCCTCCGAGCCCCGACGTGCCATCCGAACCTCCCCGCGTTTCCATCACAACCCGCCCGCGTCCCTCAAAGCTCCGCCCacctcccaggccccaccccagaccccaagACTCACTGCGTGTTCTCGTACAGGTACCTGACGATCACCCAGGGAATGACGAAAAGCGCGGGGGCCCCTGTGCAGACCccgacccccgccccccaccccgccgcagCCGTCAGCGCGCGCACGGGCCCCGCCAGGCCCAAGACCCGCGGAATTTCCCCCGCCGGGGTGGGGAGGCAAAAacccagagaggggaggagacccCCTGAGGTAGACCAGCGGGGTAATCGGGAGAGTGGAGACGcgctgggctgggcaggggacAGGGTCGGGGCTCACCCCAGCCGAGGAACACGTAGCAGCGGAAGTGGCCCCCCTCGGAACCTCCCACAAGCACCAGGAGACTGTGTAGGTAGACCCCCTCCACCAGCAGCCACGTGTAGTTGGCGCCCACGCAGTACTGGGTCACGATCTGGGCCGTGCGGCAGGCAGCTAGGGCCTAGGGAGTGGCCAGaccgggggagggggcagtcaaGGCCTCCAGAGGGGCCCCAAgccttcctcctccatctcccGCCATCAAGCATtcacctccctctctgcaccGCCAGCGGATGGAGCCCGTCGTCGATTTCCCTCATCTGTTCTCTTCCCCCGTGCGAGCTATGCCACGCTTAACCTCTTTAACAATTGGTCTCACCCATCTTGCTTATCAGAGTCCCTCccaatcctcccctcccccaaatatgGCCTCTCGCACCCCACCTCCTAAAAATTGAACTTAACTACTTACCCTATCCAAAGGTTTCTCCCATCCCATTCCCCTGGTCCCACCAGCACATGGGCTCGCCCACCCCATGGCTTCTTAGCAAGTGGTATGGCCCATCTCGCGACCGCAAAGTTTTTCTCACCCGGGCCCCCCAGACCCTTAGCCTCTCCCACCTTTGTCTCTCAGTAACAAATTGGTGTGTTACCGaatccccctcccccgccccccgcgcgcccAGTTAGTTTCTCCCGTCCTGCCACGCCCCGCCTCCAGCAAGGGGACCCTCTCCTTGGTGGACAAGTCCGGGGAGGGGTGAGATAAATGAGAGAAAGCGAATGGAAAAGTCCCATACAGGAGGTGAGGGGGTCAACGATGGAGGACGCTGAGGAGGGAGGGCCCCTCTCCAAATATGTTTGGAGAGGTCAAGAGAGAGAAACTGTTGACAGGGTAGGAGGTGGTGAGTAGATTGGCAACCTCTCGGCCCCACCAGAGGAGGCAGAACCCCAATTTGAGAAGAGCGGGACGACGCTCACCGGTTTCCACAGGACAGGGGCTTGGTCCCCAGGGTAGGGGCCAGGAGGAGGTAGCAAACGGTCTCGAGTGAGGATGGCCGCCGCCCGCAGCATGAAAGACGTGAACAGGTTGATGTGGATGTAGTTTCGAGTGCAGCGCAGCCGCCTAGGGGAGATGGGAGGCAGGCTGGGGACCCCTGGAGACCTGTCCGTGGCCCCAGAGAACCCCTTAAGTCACCTCCCAGCCCTTCCCACAGAACCGCTTGTTGGATGCCTGTTGGTCGTGGAGCCTGACCACCCCATCTTGctgggcaaactgaggcccagcgtCTGCCGCTGCCGCTCAGGGCTGGAGGTCCCACCTGAAGAAACTCAAGATGAGCAGGGCCAGCAGCAGTGTGGCCAGGGACACGGAGTAGCCCACGGTGTACATGACCTGCAGCCGCTCCAAAATCAGCCGTTGATCCTaagccggggtgggggcggggtgcagggggACAGGGGGACACAGGCACAGAGTTCAGTGCTTCCCCCAGGGCCAGAAAGGGGCCCTGCCTTTTGTTCCCGCCCAGCTTCCCAATTTCCCCTTGGGGATCCATCTACCCTCGTTTGAGTGGGGCTGACTCCGCCCCTCAGTCCAGGGCTGAGCACGTGACCAGCCAGCCAATCAGAGCCTTCTATGTAACCCcctgcacacacagacacacccttACACAGTGTGCCGGGCGGACGCGACCCAAAACAGGCCAGTAAGTGTCAGTCCTGGGACATTTCCTTAGAGCTATGGAGAGCAAAATCCAGTCTCCCCACCGTCTTGCTTGGTTGGTGGGATGTGAACCTGGTGTTCGTTAATGGGGACCACACTTTTCACCCCACGGAAAAGATGAGACcagcacagagaaaaacaaagtcatggtgtagtgagagacagagagatttcCAACAACAGCATTTGAGCGCCTAGATCCAGCTGTGCCTGAAACTGTGGCCTAATGCTTTTCAATCACAGAAGCCAAtatacatttctctttctttctccatcgCGCAAGTTTAAGTTGGGTTTCTATCTTCAACAGTACAAGGGGTTTCAGGCTCTACCCGAGACAGCTGTCTTTTCATCTCCCTGCACATCCTAACCTGAATCCTTCACCGCTCTTTACCTGAAAGGCTCCATTCTTCTCCGGGTCCTCACACTGAGAATGGTCCCTCCAAGGTCCCCATTGGCCATCACTGCCACAATGGCGGAGGACAAAGCCTGTAGCCACTGTAAAAAACAAAGGAGGGggtcagaggcacagagaaagagagagaaacagaaagacaagagTACTGTTatcaaccccattttacagatgaggaagttgaggcataaagaggttaagtaaattgctCTAGGCCACATAGCTGGTTAGGAGACGAAGATCAAGACGCCCAAAGACAgactcaggaaaaggaaaaggaaaaggagagaaaataagaacCCAGGGGCTctcagagagatacagagacagagcctggTCAGGCAGAAGGAGACACCCAGCCGGACAGGAAGGAGCAGGAGATCAAGCGTAGGCGAGATTTGGGTGAGTGGTGTCTGGGGCAGGGTTAGGATCTATTTTTGTCGGGGGGTGCGGGGTCCAGGGGGCACCTCACCGTGGCTGTGCCAGGGCAGGTACCAGGGGCAGGACGCACGGGCGGTGGCGTTGGGTGCAGCGTAGTCCCAGCAGACGTACATATCGAAGGACCCGTTACAGGCGAGGCctggggtgggcgtgggggcCAGGCGTCGGGTGGACCGGCTGCACCCAGCGCAAGGCTTCTCCGCCTTCCACGAGCAAGCTCTGCCCTACCCCCGCCCACCCGGAGCGGCCTGCCACGGCCCCTCccaccaggccccaggccccgccccttcGCGGGCCACTTTAGGCTCCACCCACCGGGTTCAGCCCCGCCCCAACCCCCGCCCACTTCAAGTTGCTTCTCTGGCGGCTCCCTTTCATATGAGCTATGCCCGAGTCTCTCCAAGCACCGAGGTCTAGATGCTTCCCGCCGAGGCCAAGCATCACCCAGGCCTCTGCGACCCAGCCCACCTCGACCCCAGCCTTCCTTCAGGCCCCGCCCCCCAGTCCTAGCCCCGCCTCAAGCGCCCGCCTCTCAGCCCtagtcctccccctgccctcagtTCCCGCCTCCAGTCACACCTGCTGGGGGGTCCACGGCCTCCAGCGTCTCTCGGCACTCTCTACGGTACCGTTCCCAGCGCTGGTACAGCTCCCCCGCCGTCTGCCCCACAGAGCCTGTCtatggaaagagaggagggaggaccccccccccccccacgaccgACCCCTCCTCCCAGGCAGCGCGGTTCGTGTGGGCCAAAAGCACCCTGCGGGGACTTGAAGAGGCTGCCCTGTTTCGTCCGGGAGTCTTGGGTGGCTTAGAAACCTCTTCTAAGTCTTCGGGGGTGCCTAGACCgggaagttgggggtgggggtgggggcagggctgaaaACCGCCAGGAAAACTAGGGGAAAGAGTGGCTGGAAATCATCAGGGGAATTTGAGGGGGAAACAACTTGAATCTGGACAGGCGGGGCAGCCTTAAAACTCTCTCTGCAGTGGGGGAAGACTTAAAACCGTGCGCAGACCGCCCTCCCAGGCTTGAACTCCCGTGGCTCCTCGGGTCCTCACCTCCGCCCTCCGGAGCAGCGGCCCCCACGACCAGAGTAGCGGTAGAAACAGCTGCCAAGGCGGACCGTTCGGCATCGTGAGGACGGTGGGgcatggggggagagggggaccaAGGGTCTGATCACGTAGGGGCAGTCGGGCCTGCAGGGTCAGGGGGTAGAGTCAGGAGCCTCCGCCCTCCCCTCCGGCCCCAGCGCCGTCGGCTCTGGGAATCAAACTTGCAGACTGGGAGGCAGCGCCCCCCACTCCGCTCCCACGAGTGACGACGGaaggggtgggggcgagggggcgAGGCCGAGATCCGACACGTGATCCCCAGGCCCGCCCCCAAGTGTTGCTGGGGCAGCGGCGGTGGAAGGGGGGTGTTTGCTGAGGGCGCGGTTGCCTTAGAGCTGCTTGGACAGGGCGGAAGCGCTAATGTCACCCGGAGTCTAGACCTAGAGACTCTGGGAAACCTGGGGACTGCCTCGGAGAAGAGGTCCCAGAAATCGTCAGGCACGGGGCTTGAAAGGACCCTCGGAGTTCCCACTCTCCCAGCCCACAGGGTTTTCAAATGACAGATGGGGACTCGACCTTATAGAACTTGCCCGATCCGGAGAAAGCCGAGTCGATGGAACAACCCTCTCCCTAGGGACTAGAGAGGAGTCAGAGCCTGGGCTTAGGTCTGCGGGGACCCAGATGCCTGGAAATGCGTCTGACCCCGATACCTGGCACATTAGCACCATGTAGAGAAAGGGGGCCGGGCAGGGGAAGATCTCAGACAGACGGAGCCCGAGAAATGGATGAAACAGAAATACAGAGACTGAGCGGAATGCGACACACAGCAAGAGACCAGAGAGCAAacgacagaaaaagacaaaaatgtgggcaaggagacaaagaggggagagagacatggagagagacacagagaatggggcaaggagagataaaggttcaGCGGTAGGCTGAACAGAGATTGGGAGACCTGGAGACGGAGATACCCAGAGACAGACAGGAGGATAGAGACTGTGGGCAcggagagacaaagacagcaagGCGTGGgttaagaaacagagaaagagggacccAGAGACTTGAGCGGGACATGGGGGCAGGGGAacgggctggggttgggggagccCTCACCTGTCCCCAGATCTGCTCTTGGTCACTCACTCCGGGGCGCTGTGGCTGCCTCTGCTGCTGCCTCCACTGCCTCACCAGGGCTCTGGAGGAGGTGACAGcctggggtggtgggagagggcgGGGCCGGGGAGTAGGAGGGGGGAGCTCTGGAGAGACCCAGAGCAGGGGGCCAGTGGCCAGAGGCGTGTGAGTATCAAAGTCGCTCAGAGTCACGTGCAACAGCAGCCAGGGAGCCGGGGTCACAGTCTGTCACGCTGTCCCACCCATCGCACCCAGCCGTCACACACAACCGCAGTCACGCAGCCACACACGGTGTCACACGAGGTCCCATCCACTGAGCCATGGAGAGGCACAGCACGGTCGCACGCTGTGGCTCCCTGAACACTTTTCCGCCGGTCATTTACGGCTGTGCAATCCAGGGTCACCCTCAGAGAACCAAGGTCTTTTCCCCCCAGGTATGACAGTCATCCACGGCGATACAGTCACGTGCACCCCGAGTGCAGACCCCTCCACTCACTTAGCAACACAGTCACGTCTTCACGAAGCCCCGGGGATACCGTGTCAGTCACACGCACTGTCACACAATCACTAGGTCACGTCACAGACACCTTCTGTCTCTCCAACTGGCCTGTGGCAACTTGCGGACCCGGCCAGGGCCTTGCGGTCATCGCTGGGTCCCCAGTGTCACTCAGCACAGGTTCGGGCATACAGCAGAGGCTCCAAGAATGACTGTCGGTGACATAAACCCACCGTGATGTGGCTCTTCACCCTGTCACATCATCCTTTAATGCCACGACCTACAGGTCACACAACCATACCCACCGATGCTCTTACAGTTCACTTAAGTCACCAGGGTCCACAGCCACATCCCGAGGACACACATTCCCCAGTTGTCACTGAGGCACACACTCTCACGGCTGCTGCCACATGGCCACACTGTCACCCTCACGTGGTCACCCCCAGCGCCGTGGTGGTACAGGCACAGGACTCTGCATGGCACCCTCACCCACACTCACCAGTCCCAGGCGGTCACATGCACGTCACGCGCCATGATGCCACCATCACACCATCACGCAAAGCCACACAGACGCACCGAGGGTCACAGGCCATCGTCCCACGATCACACACAAACCCACAGGCTCACGGGGTCTCGTGGTCCCCATCACCACAGAATCACACACCTTGGCATGGTCTCCGCTTCCAGTCTCTTCCTTTGCCTAAAAACGCCTGTACGGGACTGAGGGGAAGCCTTAGAAACCGAGTCCCAGTTCCCAAGGTGCAAATCCCTCATTAGTACAAACTGCGACACACTTCGTGCACGTTAGTCAACTAGTAACATTCAGGagcacacactcccccccccccccccccccccgggacctATTAGCTAAGTGGGGCAGAGGTGAGTCTGCCCACTTtgcagaggagaaactgaggcccagaggccccagcaggggcagggagtAGGGGGAGGCCAGGTCCAGCaccaggggctggaaggagaCGAGTCTGGGAGAAGGGGTGACCGGGAGGGGTCCTGGCTCTCTGGCCTCCAGCTGTGgcctccttgctctctgccccacaTTCCTGGCGCCCTCTGGGTCCTGGGAAAGGCTCGGTTGGTTGgcggggtggagagggagaggggtctGAGATAGCCCAGCACCtcggggagaggctgggggtgggagggcgttTCTCCTGGGCCCCAAGAGAGCCTGGGGGGGGTGCCCA is drawn from Felis catus isolate Fca126 chromosome E2, F.catus_Fca126_mat1.0, whole genome shotgun sequence and contains these coding sequences:
- the GIPR gene encoding gastric inhibitory polypeptide receptor; protein product: MPNGPPWQLFLPLLWSWGPLLRRAETGSVGQTAGELYQRWERYRRECRETLEAVDPPAGLACNGSFDMYVCWDYAAPNATARASCPWYLPWHSHVATGFVLRHCGSDGQWGPWRDHSQCEDPEKNGAFQDQRLILERLQVMYTVGYSVSLATLLLALLILSFFRRLRCTRNYIHINLFTSFMLRAAAILTRDRLLPPPGPYPGDQAPVLWKPALAACRTAQIVTQYCVGANYTWLLVEGVYLHSLLVLVGGSEGGHFRCYVFLGWGAPALFVIPWVIVRYLYENTQCWERNEVKAIWWIIRTPILVTISINFLIFIRILGILVSKLRTRQMRCPDYRLRLARSTLTLVPLLGVHEVVFAPVTEEQARGALRFAKLGFEIFLSSFQGFLVGVVYCFVNKEVQAEIRRCWHRCRLRHSLGEERRQPPERASRTPPTGSGPRPVATDRTPSLGALPGPGNEASRGLESHC